One Tessaracoccus lacteus DNA window includes the following coding sequences:
- a CDS encoding class I SAM-dependent RNA methyltransferase, protein MTVELQLERVAHGGFVVGRADGKVVFTVGGLPGERVIVDITERGSRFDRGQVTRVLEPAAGRVCEGWPVPPECVGTDWFYADRDTQLELKTAVVAEQLRRLAGLEWDGQVEAAPGGLTHWRTRMRYAIDDVGRVGLRAHRSHQVVALPPEGSVLAVPHPLDPVAEVGRPGDEVIVAISDDGLTCSGPRRTTGPDPVHQSVLGRTFEVSARGFWQVHTHAAEQLGSVVLDALDPQPGERALDLYCGVGLFAGALADRGCEVMGLEYGRDAVAHARRNVPEGQFHVTDLNRGVRDIPTDADLVVLDPPRKGAGARVVRAVAEAGPRAVAYVACDPAALARDLATFEAAGYRPDWIRGFDLFPLTHHVECVALLTRP, encoded by the coding sequence GTGACCGTGGAGCTTCAGCTCGAGCGCGTCGCCCACGGCGGCTTCGTCGTCGGGCGGGCCGACGGCAAGGTCGTGTTCACCGTCGGCGGTCTGCCGGGCGAGCGCGTGATCGTCGACATCACGGAACGGGGCTCGCGCTTCGACCGCGGACAGGTCACCCGGGTGCTCGAGCCGGCTGCAGGCCGGGTCTGCGAGGGCTGGCCCGTGCCACCAGAGTGCGTCGGGACCGACTGGTTCTACGCGGACCGGGACACGCAGCTCGAGCTGAAGACGGCCGTCGTCGCCGAGCAGCTGCGGCGGCTGGCCGGACTCGAGTGGGACGGGCAGGTCGAGGCCGCCCCGGGCGGCCTGACGCACTGGCGCACCCGCATGCGCTACGCGATCGACGACGTTGGCCGGGTCGGGCTGCGCGCCCACCGTTCGCACCAGGTCGTCGCGCTGCCGCCCGAGGGATCGGTGCTCGCCGTGCCGCACCCGCTCGATCCCGTCGCCGAGGTCGGACGCCCCGGCGACGAGGTGATCGTCGCGATCTCCGACGACGGGCTCACCTGCTCCGGGCCCCGTCGCACCACCGGCCCCGATCCGGTGCACCAGAGCGTGCTGGGTCGCACCTTCGAGGTGTCCGCACGCGGCTTCTGGCAGGTGCACACACATGCGGCCGAGCAGCTCGGCAGCGTGGTGCTCGACGCGCTGGACCCGCAGCCGGGGGAGCGGGCACTCGATTTGTACTGCGGCGTGGGACTGTTCGCCGGCGCCCTGGCGGACCGGGGCTGCGAGGTGATGGGGCTGGAGTACGGCCGCGACGCGGTGGCCCACGCCCGGCGCAACGTGCCGGAGGGGCAGTTCCACGTCACCGACCTGAACCGCGGCGTCCGCGACATCCCCACCGATGCGGACCTCGTGGTACTCGACCCGCCCCGCAAGGGGGCCGGCGCGCGCGTGGTGAGGGCCGTCGCGGAGGCCGGCCCGCGGGCCGTCGCCTATGTCGCCTGCGACCCCGCGGCGCTGGCCCGCGACCTGGCGACCTTCGAGGCCGCCGGCTACCGCCCCGACTGGATCCGCGGCTTCGACCTGTTCCCCCTGACGCACCACGTCGAGTGCGTCGCCCTGCTGACCCGCCCCTGA
- a CDS encoding potassium channel family protein, with product MRVAIAGAGNVGRSIARELIANGHKVLLIEKESAAIKPDSVPGGTWQHADACELQSLEEAGLDTYDVAIAATGDDKSNLVFSLLAKTEFGVPRTVGRVNHPGNEWMFDAQWGVDVSVSTPRLLSALVEEAVSTGDLIRLLTFKRSTAHLSEFTLPDDSTLVGRRVRDVSFPGDAVLVAIIRDGAPLTPERDRAFEGEDEMLFIVTQDAEADLAEMLANEGPEG from the coding sequence ATGCGAGTCGCAATCGCCGGGGCCGGCAACGTCGGGCGTTCCATCGCCCGCGAGCTCATCGCCAACGGGCACAAGGTCCTGCTGATCGAGAAGGAATCGGCGGCCATCAAGCCGGACTCGGTGCCCGGGGGGACCTGGCAGCACGCCGACGCCTGCGAGTTGCAGTCCCTGGAGGAGGCCGGGCTCGACACCTACGACGTGGCTATCGCCGCCACCGGTGACGACAAGTCGAACCTGGTCTTCTCGCTGCTCGCCAAGACCGAATTCGGAGTCCCGCGCACCGTCGGCCGCGTGAACCATCCCGGCAACGAGTGGATGTTCGACGCGCAGTGGGGCGTCGACGTCTCGGTGTCCACTCCGCGGCTGCTCTCAGCGCTGGTGGAGGAGGCCGTCTCGACGGGCGACCTCATCCGCCTGCTGACGTTCAAGAGGTCGACTGCGCACCTGTCGGAGTTCACGCTGCCGGACGACTCGACGCTCGTCGGGCGTCGGGTACGGGACGTATCCTTCCCCGGCGACGCGGTGCTGGTCGCGATCATCCGCGACGGGGCACCGCTCACCCCGGAGCGAGACCGCGCATTCGAGGGTGAGGACGAGATGCTCTTCATCGTCACGCAGGACGCGGAGGCCGACCTGGCGGAGATGCTCGCCAACGAGGGTCCTGAGGGCTGA
- a CDS encoding potassium channel family protein — protein MGCGRVGAMLATGLEKRGHSVAVIDSNVDAFRRLGPEFKGVTVKGVGFDREVLEAAGIRKADGFAAVSSGDNSNILAARVVREIYHVENVVARIYDQGRAAVYERLGIPTVATVRWTVMQVLRRLLPEGSEPVWRDPTGDARLLQVRVHSGWVGHRIRDLSNHANCPIPFVLRVGRGIVPDRDTIYQDGDLIYVACMVERTDDVESLFANPPVKP, from the coding sequence ATGGGCTGTGGGCGGGTAGGCGCCATGCTCGCGACAGGCCTCGAGAAGAGGGGCCACAGCGTCGCGGTCATCGATTCGAACGTCGACGCCTTCCGCCGACTCGGCCCCGAGTTCAAGGGCGTGACGGTCAAGGGTGTCGGTTTCGACCGCGAGGTCCTTGAGGCGGCGGGCATCCGTAAGGCCGACGGTTTCGCCGCCGTGTCGAGCGGCGACAACTCCAACATCCTGGCCGCCCGCGTCGTCCGCGAGATCTACCACGTGGAGAACGTGGTGGCCCGCATCTACGACCAGGGCCGCGCCGCCGTCTACGAGCGCCTGGGCATCCCCACCGTCGCGACCGTTCGGTGGACCGTGATGCAGGTGCTGCGTCGGCTGCTTCCCGAAGGCAGCGAGCCGGTGTGGCGCGATCCCACCGGCGACGCCCGGCTCCTGCAGGTGCGCGTGCACAGCGGGTGGGTGGGTCACAGGATCCGTGACCTGTCGAACCACGCGAACTGCCCCATCCCCTTCGTCCTGCGCGTGGGTCGCGGCATCGTGCCCGACCGGGACACCATCTACCAGGACGGCGACCTCATCTACGTCGCGTGCATGGTCGAGCGCACCGACGATGTCGAGTCGCTCTTCGCCAACCCGCCGGTGAAGCCGTAA
- a CDS encoding thymidine kinase: MAELVFHTGPMDCGKSTLALQLDYTQSSHGRRGRVFTSQDRSGSGVITSRLGLKVAALEVDAEFDFWRYVIGELTQARRVDYIVCDEAQFYTPEQVDQLARIVDELQLDVYAFGILADFRTHLFPGSQRLVELADRMETLPIGPLCWCGARGTHNARTVGGLMVTEGTQVVVGDTVAGSEVRYEVLCRAHHRRRMTAVRAKATLNPEPLPFDPENF; encoded by the coding sequence GTGGCTGAGCTCGTCTTCCACACCGGCCCGATGGACTGCGGCAAGTCGACACTTGCCCTGCAGCTCGACTACACGCAGTCGAGCCACGGCCGCCGAGGCCGTGTCTTCACGTCGCAGGACCGTTCGGGCAGCGGCGTCATCACGTCGCGGCTCGGGCTCAAGGTCGCCGCGCTGGAGGTGGATGCGGAGTTCGACTTCTGGCGATACGTGATCGGTGAGCTGACCCAGGCGCGCCGCGTCGACTACATCGTGTGCGACGAGGCCCAGTTCTACACCCCCGAGCAGGTCGACCAGTTGGCCCGGATCGTCGACGAGCTCCAGCTGGACGTGTACGCGTTCGGCATCCTCGCGGACTTCCGCACGCACCTGTTCCCCGGATCGCAGCGGCTTGTCGAACTCGCGGACCGGATGGAGACGCTGCCGATCGGACCGCTCTGCTGGTGCGGCGCGCGGGGTACGCACAACGCGCGCACCGTGGGCGGCCTGATGGTCACCGAGGGGACCCAGGTGGTGGTGGGGGACACGGTCGCGGGGTCCGAGGTCCGCTACGAGGTGCTCTGCAGGGCGCACCACCGCCGCCGGATGACCGCGGTGCGTGCCAAGGCGACCCTGAACCCGGAGCCCCTGCCGTTCGATCCGGAGAACTTCTAG
- a CDS encoding OB-fold nucleic acid binding domain-containing protein: protein MPEKTFSEKVRRAFAPAEELEAEELREQAADCGAQQLTGCAPRSNVTIRGTVVSVTSDADNGWLEAEVTDGTAKVRLVWMGRSRIECLLPGRNVLVHGRLAVDHKAYVIYNPDFEIVP, encoded by the coding sequence ATGCCTGAGAAGACCTTCTCCGAGAAGGTGCGTCGGGCCTTCGCGCCCGCGGAGGAACTGGAGGCCGAGGAGCTGCGGGAGCAGGCCGCCGACTGCGGCGCCCAGCAGCTCACCGGCTGCGCCCCTCGCTCGAACGTCACGATCCGGGGCACCGTGGTCTCCGTCACCTCCGACGCCGACAACGGGTGGCTCGAGGCCGAGGTCACCGATGGCACCGCGAAGGTGCGGCTCGTCTGGATGGGGCGCAGCCGCATCGAGTGCTTGCTGCCCGGCCGTAACGTGCTGGTCCACGGCCGGCTGGCGGTCGACCACAAGGCCTATGTGATCTACAACCCGGACTTCGAGATCGTCCCCTGA
- a CDS encoding DUF4235 domain-containing protein: MAMTEKLMWKVYAGALGAVTTIVAQKVVTQVWVASTGDTPPDPNDPDTPLTQALIWAVASGLGVGIAQLTMNRFVQRRWVRNFNHASPGKLRNKLDI, from the coding sequence ATGGCGATGACAGAGAAGCTGATGTGGAAGGTCTACGCCGGTGCCCTCGGGGCCGTGACGACCATCGTGGCGCAGAAGGTCGTGACGCAGGTGTGGGTCGCCTCCACCGGCGATACTCCTCCGGACCCCAACGACCCCGACACGCCTCTGACCCAGGCACTCATCTGGGCCGTCGCGAGTGGCCTCGGCGTGGGGATCGCGCAACTGACCATGAACCGTTTCGTCCAGCGCCGCTGGGTACGCAACTTCAACCACGCGTCGCCCGGCAAGCTGCGCAACAAGCTGGACATCTGA
- the dut gene encoding dUTP diphosphatase, which translates to MRIEIVADDASRPTYARPGDAGADLRATEDIELAPGERRLVGTGVRIAIPEGHVGLVTPRSGLAARVGLSIVNSPGVIDSGYRGEIKVCLVNLDPQTPVSLAAGDRVAQLLIMPFVTADFVPTDTLDDTQRGQGGYGSTGGFTRPDEDVKDMQ; encoded by the coding sequence ATGAGGATCGAGATCGTCGCCGACGACGCGTCCCGCCCGACCTACGCCCGTCCGGGAGACGCCGGCGCTGACCTGCGCGCCACCGAGGACATCGAGCTGGCCCCCGGCGAGCGCCGCCTCGTCGGGACCGGCGTACGGATCGCCATCCCCGAGGGCCACGTGGGACTCGTCACGCCCCGCTCAGGGCTGGCCGCCCGCGTCGGCCTGAGCATCGTCAACTCGCCCGGCGTCATCGACTCGGGTTACCGCGGCGAGATCAAGGTGTGTCTGGTCAACCTGGACCCTCAGACCCCTGTCTCGCTCGCTGCGGGGGACCGGGTCGCACAGCTGCTCATCATGCCGTTCGTGACCGCCGACTTCGTGCCCACCGACACCCTCGATGACACACAACGGGGGCAGGGTGGTTATGGTTCTACGGGCGGTTTCACCCGCCCTGACGAAGACGTGAAGGACATGCAGTGA
- a CDS encoding DUF4193 domain-containing protein, whose protein sequence is MATDYDAPRKTDEEMSEDSLEELKSRRNDKNSGKVDEDEVEAAESFELPGADLSHEELTVRVLPRQANEFTCASCFLVKSTSQLAETRGGKQYCVDCV, encoded by the coding sequence ATGGCTACCGACTACGATGCACCTCGCAAGACCGACGAGGAGATGAGCGAGGACTCGCTCGAGGAACTGAAGTCGCGCCGCAACGACAAGAACTCCGGCAAGGTGGACGAGGACGAGGTTGAAGCGGCCGAGTCCTTCGAGCTTCCCGGGGCGGACCTCTCCCATGAGGAGCTGACGGTCCGGGTTCTCCCGCGCCAGGCGAACGAGTTCACCTGTGCCTCGTGCTTCCTCGTGAAGTCGACGAGCCAGCTGGCCGAGACCCGGGGCGGCAAGCAGTACTGCGTGGACTGCGTCTGA
- a CDS encoding DUF3710 domain-containing protein — protein MIFGRRKRAATETLDQLDEVLADEEGATVEAEGETPPSQADDALARAEKQASEWDAAFGRDEGPFDVEEVDLEADADEVTRIDFGSLIVTPFEGMTMQLQMNRQTEAVQAILVGDGESALELSVFAGPARTSLAPEVRSDIIAATARQKGRVQLAEGPFGAELRRMLPVTDAEGKQGMHVSRTWLVPGPGWLLRGVVMGRATLETTNEDAQLKLTEFFSNVVVRRDGRPQAPGSLLPLVVPQKPTED, from the coding sequence GTGATTTTCGGACGCAGGAAGCGCGCAGCCACCGAGACCCTCGACCAGCTCGACGAGGTCCTCGCCGACGAGGAGGGGGCGACGGTCGAGGCGGAGGGGGAGACCCCGCCCAGCCAGGCCGACGACGCGTTGGCAAGGGCTGAGAAGCAGGCCAGCGAGTGGGACGCCGCCTTCGGCCGGGACGAGGGCCCGTTCGACGTCGAGGAGGTCGATCTGGAGGCGGACGCCGACGAGGTGACCCGCATCGACTTCGGCTCGCTGATCGTCACGCCCTTCGAGGGCATGACGATGCAGCTGCAGATGAACCGTCAGACCGAGGCCGTGCAGGCCATCCTCGTCGGGGACGGGGAGTCGGCCCTGGAGCTGTCCGTCTTCGCAGGCCCTGCCCGCACCTCGCTCGCCCCCGAGGTCCGCAGCGACATCATCGCCGCCACCGCCCGGCAGAAGGGCCGGGTCCAGCTCGCCGAGGGACCCTTCGGCGCCGAACTGCGCCGGATGCTCCCGGTGACCGACGCGGAGGGCAAGCAGGGCATGCACGTGTCGCGGACCTGGCTCGTGCCCGGCCCCGGCTGGCTGCTGCGCGGCGTCGTCATGGGCAGGGCCACGCTGGAGACGACCAACGAGGATGCCCAGCTCAAGCTCACCGAGTTCTTCAGCAACGTTGTGGTGCGGCGCGACGGCCGGCCCCAGGCGCCCGGCAGCCTGCTGCCGCTCGTCGTCCCTCAGAAGCCCACCGAGGACTGA
- a CDS encoding APC family permease produces MSVLSGVKRLLVGRRLASNQMGETLLPKRLALPVFASDALSSVAYAPDEILITLSLAGMAGFMFSWPIGLMVGIVVAVVVMSYRQTVYAYPNGGGDYEVAKENLGRHAGLTVASALLVDYVLTVAVSVSSGVINAKAMFPFLEGHEAWTAVGVIVLLTIVNLRGVRDSGGAFAIPTYVFMISMLLMIFIGLFRIFVLGHELLSETANLEVVRPDGSGDLVGWALIAILARAFSSGCAALTGVEAISNGVPAFKPPKSRNASTVLGALGLIAITMLLGIIALANLTKVHLIDELTGTHYINEAGETIHTAATTVVGQLAAVVFSDWFQPGFYIMVAATMLILFLAANTAFNGFPALASILARDSYLPVQLHTRGDRLAFSNGILMLSVAAIVLVLAFNASVTALIQLYVVGVFISFTLGQIGMVRHWSGTLRTERDPAVRRRQQRSRVINIVGATMTGVVLIVVLISKFTHGAYLALVAMGLMYVLMLGISNHYRAVAEEVKLTPESDRALPSRVRAVILAQNVNLPTIKAIAFARATRPTTLTAVCVAIDDDQVETILDEWEAEDFGIPLKVIASPYREVTGPFIKFVSQLRTENPRDVVSVFIPEYVVGHWWEQVLHNQTALMIRTRLHFMQGVMVTSVPYQLESSDRRRDRARTLTENQVRR; encoded by the coding sequence GTGAGTGTTCTCTCGGGCGTCAAGCGCCTCCTTGTCGGGCGTCGTCTCGCGTCCAATCAGATGGGCGAGACCCTGCTCCCAAAGCGCCTCGCGCTTCCCGTGTTCGCATCGGATGCGCTGAGTTCCGTGGCCTATGCCCCCGATGAGATCCTCATCACGCTCTCCCTGGCGGGCATGGCGGGCTTCATGTTCTCGTGGCCCATCGGCCTGATGGTCGGCATCGTCGTCGCCGTGGTGGTGATGTCCTACCGGCAGACCGTCTACGCCTACCCCAACGGCGGTGGCGACTACGAGGTGGCCAAGGAGAACCTGGGCCGCCATGCCGGCCTGACGGTGGCCTCCGCGCTGCTGGTCGACTACGTGCTGACCGTGGCAGTCTCGGTCTCCTCGGGCGTGATCAACGCCAAGGCGATGTTCCCGTTCCTGGAGGGGCACGAGGCATGGACGGCCGTCGGCGTGATCGTGCTGCTGACCATCGTGAACCTCCGCGGCGTGCGGGATTCCGGCGGCGCGTTCGCGATCCCCACCTATGTCTTCATGATCTCGATGCTGCTGATGATCTTCATCGGGCTGTTTCGGATCTTCGTGCTGGGCCACGAGCTGCTTAGCGAGACGGCGAATCTCGAGGTTGTTCGGCCGGACGGCTCCGGTGACCTGGTCGGCTGGGCGCTGATCGCGATCCTGGCACGCGCATTCTCGTCCGGCTGCGCCGCGCTCACGGGCGTCGAGGCCATCAGCAACGGCGTGCCCGCCTTCAAGCCGCCAAAGAGCCGCAACGCGTCGACGGTGCTCGGGGCGCTCGGCCTCATCGCCATCACGATGCTGCTCGGCATCATCGCCCTGGCGAACCTCACGAAGGTGCACCTGATCGACGAGCTGACGGGCACGCACTACATCAACGAGGCGGGTGAGACGATCCACACGGCGGCCACGACCGTCGTCGGTCAGCTCGCCGCCGTAGTGTTCTCCGACTGGTTCCAGCCCGGCTTCTACATCATGGTCGCCGCCACCATGCTGATCCTGTTCCTGGCCGCGAACACCGCCTTCAACGGGTTCCCGGCCCTGGCGTCGATCCTCGCGCGCGACTCCTACCTGCCCGTCCAGCTGCACACACGCGGCGACCGTCTCGCGTTCTCCAACGGCATCCTGATGCTGTCCGTGGCCGCGATCGTCCTGGTGCTCGCGTTCAACGCGTCGGTCACCGCGCTGATCCAGCTGTATGTGGTCGGAGTGTTCATCTCCTTCACCCTCGGCCAGATCGGCATGGTCCGGCACTGGTCGGGGACCCTACGCACCGAGCGTGACCCTGCCGTGCGTCGCCGCCAGCAGCGCTCCCGCGTCATCAATATCGTCGGCGCGACCATGACCGGGGTTGTCCTGATCGTCGTCCTGATCTCCAAGTTCACGCACGGCGCGTACCTCGCGCTCGTCGCAATGGGCCTGATGTACGTGCTGATGCTGGGCATCTCGAACCACTACCGCGCCGTGGCGGAGGAGGTGAAGCTCACGCCGGAGTCGGACAGGGCACTGCCGAGCCGCGTGCGCGCCGTCATTCTGGCGCAGAACGTCAACCTGCCAACCATCAAGGCCATCGCCTTCGCCCGCGCCACGCGCCCCACCACCCTGACCGCGGTGTGCGTAGCGATCGACGACGACCAGGTCGAGACGATCCTGGACGAGTGGGAGGCCGAGGACTTCGGCATCCCGCTCAAGGTCATCGCGTCCCCCTACCGGGAGGTCACGGGACCGTTCATCAAGTTCGTCAGTCAGCTGCGCACCGAGAACCCGCGTGACGTCGTGAGCGTGTTCATCCCCGAATACGTCGTCGGGCACTGGTGGGAGCAGGTGCTCCACAACCAGACGGCGCTCATGATCCGCACGCGCCTGCACTTCATGCAGGGCGTCATGGTCACGTCCGTGCCCTACCAGCTGGAGAGCTCCGACCGCCGCCGTGACCGCGCGCGGACGCTCACCGAGAACCAGGTGCGCCGGTGA
- a CDS encoding DUF3093 domain-containing protein: protein MTYSERLHAPWTWWLVGLGFEVCIAVAVLAYLPLPAGIAVCALFLVAVIAGILAYGGIVVRVDESGLSVGRYRLESRYIAAAEPYEGEAAREALGPAADPRAFLFTRPFITDVVRIDLDDVADPHPYWLVSTRRPKDLAAALRALPAKEVTVR from the coding sequence GTGACGTACTCTGAAAGACTCCACGCCCCTTGGACGTGGTGGCTGGTGGGCCTCGGATTCGAGGTGTGTATCGCGGTGGCGGTGCTCGCCTACCTTCCGCTGCCTGCCGGCATCGCCGTCTGCGCCCTCTTCCTGGTGGCGGTCATCGCGGGGATCCTGGCCTACGGGGGCATCGTGGTGAGGGTCGACGAGAGCGGCCTCAGCGTCGGCCGGTACCGTCTCGAGTCGCGCTACATCGCCGCGGCAGAGCCCTACGAGGGGGAGGCGGCCCGGGAGGCGCTCGGCCCCGCTGCCGACCCTCGTGCCTTCCTGTTCACGCGACCCTTCATCACCGACGTCGTTCGCATCGATCTCGACGACGTCGCGGATCCGCACCCCTACTGGCTGGTCAGCACGCGCCGACCGAAGGACCTGGCAGCCGCTCTGCGGGCCCTGCCCGCGAAGGAGGTGACCGTGCGATGA
- the sepH gene encoding septation protein SepH yields MDNALTPREIQTRIRSGASVADVAEESGMDAARIEAFAGPVLAEREHIAGAAQAATVRRRGETGSHRKLGELITQRLLSRGIDPEAVTWDAWRQVDLKWRVAARLQADPEPESRSAEFIFDPKARFSIADNEDARWMIGEESRAGSRPEEEITVDFHDELALVRAVTQPEPPGDEVPSSELMLDGNEDTSQLDRLYDMLSGISEDSVRIYTGILDPVGDDEEEAPAPGSEPAARPEPDEEAAPGHDPEADEPTVQVEVDKEPTQEALVDSDEPKKAPRPRKRRASVPSWDEIMFGGPTS; encoded by the coding sequence ATGGACAACGCTCTGACCCCCCGCGAGATCCAGACCAGGATCCGCTCGGGCGCCTCGGTAGCCGATGTCGCCGAGGAGTCGGGCATGGACGCCGCCCGCATCGAGGCCTTCGCAGGGCCCGTCCTCGCCGAACGGGAGCACATCGCGGGCGCCGCGCAGGCAGCGACGGTCCGCCGCCGCGGCGAGACCGGCTCGCACCGCAAGCTCGGTGAGCTGATCACACAGCGCCTCCTGTCCCGGGGCATCGACCCGGAGGCCGTCACGTGGGACGCCTGGCGTCAGGTGGATCTCAAGTGGCGTGTCGCCGCCCGCCTGCAGGCCGACCCGGAACCAGAGTCACGCTCTGCCGAGTTCATCTTCGATCCGAAGGCGCGGTTCTCGATCGCCGACAACGAGGATGCCCGCTGGATGATCGGCGAGGAGTCCCGCGCCGGGTCGAGGCCCGAGGAGGAGATCACCGTCGATTTCCACGACGAGCTCGCCCTCGTGCGTGCCGTCACCCAGCCGGAACCGCCCGGCGACGAGGTGCCGAGCTCGGAGCTGATGCTGGACGGCAACGAGGACACCTCGCAGCTCGACCGGCTCTACGACATGCTGAGTGGGATCAGCGAGGACTCGGTGCGGATCTACACCGGGATCCTCGACCCCGTCGGCGACGACGAGGAGGAGGCCCCGGCACCGGGGTCCGAGCCCGCCGCCCGGCCGGAGCCCGATGAGGAGGCGGCACCGGGACACGACCCGGAGGCCGACGAGCCGACGGTGCAGGTCGAGGTAGACAAGGAGCCGACGCAGGAGGCCCTCGTGGACAGCGACGAGCCGAAGAAGGCCCCACGCCCCCGCAAGCGCCGCGCCTCGGTCCCGAGCTGGGACGAGATCATGTTCGGCGGGCCGACCAGCTGA